A portion of the Natronococcus sp. AD-5 genome contains these proteins:
- a CDS encoding winged helix-turn-helix domain-containing protein — translation MSRGWTEQDRSNSTTVLSALGNKYSAEILCAAGTPKSAQALSNDIEIPIATCYRRIEELVDAGLLTCEGRQLSEEGRRTNIYRRTLDEIEVDFSTDEPTFSRKRRTEAKNRIQDQLEG, via the coding sequence ATGTCTCGTGGCTGGACGGAACAGGACCGGTCGAATTCGACGACGGTTCTCTCGGCACTCGGCAACAAGTACAGCGCGGAAATTCTCTGTGCGGCGGGCACTCCGAAGTCGGCGCAGGCGTTGAGCAACGACATCGAAATCCCGATCGCCACCTGCTATCGACGGATCGAAGAGCTCGTCGACGCCGGGCTGTTGACCTGCGAGGGGCGACAGCTCTCCGAGGAGGGGCGCCGAACGAACATCTACCGACGGACGCTCGACGAGATCGAGGTCGACTTCTCGACCGACGAGCCGACGTTCTCGCGGAAACGGCGGACCGAAGCGAAAAACAGGATTCAGGATCAACTCGAGGGCTAA
- a CDS encoding competence/damage-inducible protein A, which translates to MNVAVVTVGDELLAGRTTNTNATWLCERLTERGATVERVTTVPDRVADIARVVDEYRAEYDAVVVTGGLGPTHDDVTMAGIAAAFGRSLEEHELVLEWLEERGYSRSDLTEGTAELPAGARALHNEEGVAPGAALEGVYALPGVPAEMRAMFEAIATEFTGTRTYRETVVADEPESALLDRLEVLRDRFDVSVGSYPGESVRIEIGSTDESTAAEAAAWLRERVEGPP; encoded by the coding sequence ATGAACGTCGCGGTCGTAACGGTCGGAGACGAACTGCTCGCCGGACGAACGACGAACACCAACGCCACGTGGCTCTGCGAGCGGCTCACAGAGCGCGGCGCGACCGTCGAGCGCGTGACGACCGTTCCGGACCGCGTCGCGGACATCGCGCGGGTCGTCGACGAGTACCGCGCCGAGTACGACGCCGTCGTCGTCACGGGCGGGCTCGGGCCGACGCACGACGACGTCACGATGGCGGGAATCGCCGCCGCCTTCGGCCGATCGCTCGAGGAACACGAGCTCGTACTCGAGTGGCTCGAGGAGCGCGGCTACTCGCGCTCGGACCTGACGGAGGGAACCGCCGAATTACCGGCCGGTGCGCGAGCGCTACACAACGAGGAGGGCGTCGCACCCGGCGCGGCGCTCGAGGGCGTCTACGCGCTCCCGGGCGTGCCGGCGGAGATGCGGGCGATGTTCGAGGCGATCGCGACCGAGTTTACCGGGACGCGAACCTACCGGGAGACGGTCGTCGCGGACGAACCAGAGAGCGCGCTGCTCGATCGGCTCGAGGTACTGCGCGACCGGTTCGACGTCTCGGTCGGAAGCTATCCGGGCGAGTCGGTCAGGATCGAGATCGGGAGCACCGACGAATCGACGGCCGCGGAAGCCGCGGCGTGGCTCCGCGAACGGGTCGAGGGGCCGCCGTAA
- a CDS encoding ATP-NAD kinase family protein: MDTIGVVVNPIAGMGGRVGLKGTDGKVAEARQRGAEPRAPERARTALASLHRRVPDFTVYTAAGVMGEDAARDAGYEPEVVYDPWSGSDDPPNDPADADTTAEDTRAAVRAFLDHNVDLVLFVGGDGTAVDVATVLEERDEGTPMLGVPAGVKIYSSVFAVTPRDAGYVAAEFDRVEAREVNDIDEEAYREGEVRTELKAVVPVPVAPTVQSGKQVSSGSVDSLAAGFAREIGPDRTYVFGPGGTVGAIETELGIDPSPLGVDVWRDGDLLARDAAESEILDTLEEPITIVVSPIGGQGFIFGRGNHQISPRVIERADEIEVVASGEKLDDISALRVDTDDDEVDDALRGWMHVRTGRFTTRLVKVI; encoded by the coding sequence ATGGACACCATCGGCGTCGTCGTCAATCCGATCGCCGGAATGGGGGGTCGAGTCGGATTGAAGGGAACGGACGGGAAAGTCGCGGAGGCGCGTCAGCGCGGCGCGGAGCCGCGAGCACCCGAGCGAGCCCGGACGGCGCTCGCGTCGTTGCACCGGCGGGTCCCCGATTTCACGGTCTACACGGCGGCCGGCGTGATGGGGGAAGACGCGGCTCGAGACGCCGGCTACGAACCCGAAGTCGTCTACGATCCCTGGTCGGGATCGGACGACCCGCCGAACGATCCCGCCGACGCCGACACGACCGCCGAGGACACCCGGGCCGCCGTCCGGGCGTTTCTCGATCACAACGTCGACCTGGTCCTCTTCGTCGGCGGCGACGGAACGGCGGTCGACGTCGCGACGGTGCTCGAGGAGCGCGACGAGGGGACGCCGATGCTCGGCGTGCCGGCCGGCGTCAAGATCTACTCGTCAGTGTTCGCGGTGACGCCGAGGGATGCCGGCTACGTCGCCGCCGAGTTCGACCGCGTCGAGGCCCGCGAGGTCAACGACATCGACGAGGAAGCGTACCGCGAGGGCGAGGTTCGCACCGAGCTGAAGGCGGTCGTGCCGGTGCCGGTCGCACCGACTGTCCAGTCGGGGAAACAGGTCTCGAGCGGCAGCGTCGACTCGCTGGCCGCCGGATTCGCCCGCGAGATCGGACCCGATCGAACCTACGTCTTCGGTCCCGGCGGAACCGTGGGTGCGATCGAGACGGAACTCGGAATCGACCCCTCGCCGCTCGGCGTGGACGTCTGGCGCGACGGCGACCTCCTCGCGCGGGACGCCGCGGAGTCGGAGATCCTCGATACGCTCGAGGAACCGATCACGATCGTGGTTTCGCCGATCGGGGGCCAGGGTTTCATCTTCGGCCGCGGGAACCACCAGATCTCGCCGCGGGTCATCGAGCGGGCCGACGAGATCGAGGTCGTCGCTTCGGGGGAGAAATTGGACGACATCAGCGCCTTGCGGGTGGATACGGACGACGACGAGGTCGACGACGCTCTCCGCGGGTGGATGCACGTCCGGACGGGCCGGTTCACGACCCGACTCGTGAAAGTCATTTAA
- a CDS encoding phosphate signaling complex PhoU family protein has translation METRKVQRLGPSTLAMTLPAEWATEHGVEKGDEVTIRTSGKGTLTVMPESANTEETEAIIHVDNLDAAAVERAIVAQYVLGRRVIRIQREDGALDSDHINAVYQAETQLMGLGVIEETPESISIRCSVDPEDFTLDNLLERLERTGRTMRGEAIKALAHGNPDLAQRALNRERQANKIFVLLLRLIFTAYQNPNLARAVGLNSGFPLIGYRSIAKNLELTADNAEDVADIVMETKGHTLDVDSSIMRDIRELNDVVDQITSLAVEAAVERDYDKSNEVRSLFHEISDREHEILAELPEMANEDLLRVREVLVSLQQTAQYAMRNAEISANLALNEESEHTTIN, from the coding sequence ATGGAAACGCGGAAAGTGCAACGGCTCGGTCCGTCGACGCTCGCGATGACCTTGCCCGCGGAGTGGGCGACCGAGCACGGCGTCGAGAAAGGCGACGAAGTGACCATTCGAACCAGCGGCAAGGGCACGCTGACGGTGATGCCCGAATCGGCGAACACCGAGGAGACGGAGGCGATCATCCACGTCGACAACCTCGACGCCGCCGCCGTCGAGCGCGCCATCGTCGCCCAGTACGTCCTCGGCCGGCGCGTCATCCGCATCCAGCGCGAGGACGGCGCGCTCGACTCGGATCACATCAACGCGGTCTACCAGGCCGAGACGCAGCTGATGGGACTCGGCGTGATCGAGGAGACGCCCGAGAGCATCTCGATTCGCTGCTCGGTCGATCCCGAGGACTTCACGCTCGACAACTTGCTCGAGCGCCTCGAGCGCACCGGGCGGACGATGCGCGGCGAGGCGATCAAGGCGCTGGCCCACGGCAACCCCGATCTCGCCCAGCGGGCGCTCAACCGCGAGCGCCAGGCGAACAAGATCTTCGTCCTCCTGCTGCGTCTCATCTTTACGGCCTACCAGAATCCGAACCTCGCGCGGGCGGTCGGGCTGAACAGCGGCTTCCCGCTGATCGGCTACCGCTCGATCGCGAAGAACCTCGAACTGACGGCCGACAACGCCGAGGACGTCGCCGACATCGTCATGGAGACGAAGGGTCACACCCTCGACGTCGACAGTTCGATCATGCGCGACATCCGCGAGCTGAACGACGTCGTCGACCAGATCACCTCCCTCGCCGTCGAGGCGGCCGTCGAGCGGGATTACGACAAGTCCAACGAGGTTCGGTCGCTGTTCCACGAGATCTCCGACCGCGAGCACGAGATCCTCGCCGAACTGCCGGAGATGGCCAACGAGGACCTGCTTCGGGTGCGCGAAGTGCTCGTCAGCCTCCAGCAGACGGCCCAGTACGCGATGCGAAACGCCGAGATCTCGGCGAACCTCGCGCTGAACGAGGAGTCCGAGCACACGACGATCAACTGA
- a CDS encoding DUF7525 family protein has protein sequence MATQSETTDKGLGLALAFGAVATIGAFLMLTSAPDIEAAWGFAAAMLFSSLAVVGIHLYWD, from the coding sequence ATGGCTACGCAATCGGAGACGACGGACAAGGGGCTGGGCCTGGCGCTCGCGTTCGGTGCAGTCGCGACCATCGGCGCGTTCCTGATGCTGACCAGCGCGCCGGATATCGAAGCCGCGTGGGGATTCGCCGCGGCGATGCTGTTTAGCTCGCTCGCTGTCGTCGGGATCCACCTCTACTGGGACTGA
- a CDS encoding DUF7123 family protein has product MTDYSDEEQRILSYLRESAARGEQYFRAKNIADAIGLSSKQVGARLPHLAEKSDEVDIEKWGRARSTTWRVTVS; this is encoded by the coding sequence ATGACCGACTACTCCGACGAAGAGCAGCGTATTCTCTCGTACCTCCGCGAGAGTGCCGCCCGCGGCGAACAGTACTTTCGGGCGAAAAACATCGCGGACGCGATCGGACTCTCGTCGAAACAGGTTGGCGCTCGCCTGCCCCACCTCGCGGAGAAGTCAGACGAGGTCGACATCGAGAAGTGGGGCCGGGCCCGCTCGACGACCTGGCGAGTCACCGTCAGCTGA
- a CDS encoding SRPBCC family protein: MTVRVDRSFEVPAPPERVWEFIADPANRARAISVVQEYSVDDADGRRATWHVELPIPLVRRTVAVETEDVTRRPPEYVKFTGDSTGLTVTGEHVIVETEGGSRLENHFVVDGKLPGVEKFFKRNLDGELENLRRELERDLRATR, translated from the coding sequence ATGACTGTACGTGTCGACCGGTCGTTCGAGGTGCCGGCACCCCCCGAGCGCGTCTGGGAGTTCATCGCCGACCCGGCGAACCGGGCGCGGGCGATTAGCGTGGTACAGGAGTACTCCGTCGACGACGCGGACGGTCGCCGGGCGACCTGGCACGTCGAGTTGCCGATTCCGCTCGTCCGACGGACGGTCGCCGTCGAGACCGAGGACGTCACCCGCCGCCCGCCCGAGTACGTCAAGTTCACCGGGGATTCGACGGGGCTGACGGTTACGGGCGAACACGTGATCGTCGAAACGGAGGGCGGAAGCCGCCTCGAGAACCACTTCGTCGTCGACGGGAAGCTCCCGGGCGTCGAGAAGTTCTTCAAGCGCAACTTAGACGGCGAACTCGAGAACCTCCGCCGCGAACTCGAGCGAGACCTCCGGGCCACACGATGA
- a CDS encoding carbon-nitrogen family hydrolase, with protein sequence MTAQQTDTPGTLQLALAQIRVESGRVEANVERALEAIERAAARGADLVALPELFNVGYFAFDLYERRAEPFDGETFTRLRDAAAEHDVAVLAGTIVEDLAETEAVETPADEGLANTAALFDANGDLRLVYRKHHLFGYESAESELLVPGERLETASIGDFTVGVTTCYDLRFPELYRELIDAGADLLLVPSAWPYPRIEHWETLSRARAIENQCYVGTINGSGRFPDADATLLGRSTVYDPWGVTVASSGDDPTLVTADIDPGTVERVREEFPALRDRRL encoded by the coding sequence ATGACCGCGCAACAGACGGACACCCCCGGGACGCTTCAGCTCGCACTCGCCCAGATTCGAGTCGAGTCCGGACGGGTCGAAGCGAACGTCGAGCGCGCGCTCGAGGCGATCGAACGGGCCGCCGCCCGCGGCGCGGACCTGGTCGCCCTCCCGGAACTGTTCAACGTCGGGTACTTCGCGTTCGATCTCTACGAGCGGCGCGCGGAACCGTTCGACGGCGAGACGTTCACCCGCCTGCGGGACGCGGCCGCCGAGCACGACGTCGCGGTGCTCGCCGGGACCATCGTCGAGGATCTCGCCGAGACGGAGGCGGTCGAGACGCCGGCGGACGAGGGGCTCGCCAACACCGCCGCGCTGTTCGACGCGAACGGTGACCTGCGGCTGGTCTACCGCAAACACCACCTCTTCGGCTACGAGTCGGCCGAATCGGAGTTACTCGTTCCCGGCGAACGACTCGAAACCGCGTCGATCGGCGATTTCACCGTCGGCGTGACGACCTGCTACGACCTCCGATTTCCGGAGCTCTACCGCGAGCTGATCGACGCCGGCGCCGATCTGCTGCTCGTCCCGAGCGCGTGGCCCTACCCGCGGATCGAACACTGGGAGACGCTCTCGCGGGCGCGGGCGATCGAGAACCAGTGTTACGTCGGGACGATCAACGGTTCGGGACGCTTCCCGGACGCCGACGCCACGCTACTCGGCCGGTCGACCGTCTACGATCCGTGGGGGGTGACCGTGGCTTCGAGCGGCGACGATCCGACCCTCGTCACGGCGGACATCGACCCCGGCACCGTCGAGCGCGTCCGCGAGGAGTTTCCGGCGCTTCGCGACCGGCGTCTGTAG
- a CDS encoding aldehyde dehydrogenase family protein: protein MSQQTSAQLHQHYIGGEWIDGSGSETFESENPATGETLAEFHRGTVDDVDDALEAAEEAFEEWRDLSYIDRAEYLWDIYHELRERHEELGEIVSKECGKEISEGKADVTEAWHMVEWAAGNARHPHGDVVPSEVGSKDAYMRRKPRGVIGCITPWNFPVAIPFWHMAIALVEGNTVVWKPAEQTPWCGQIIAEMMEDAGIPDGVFNMVQGFGDAGAAITDDGRVDTVLFTGSAEVGHEIAGKVGGEPGKLAACEMGGKNGIVITEEADLDVAVHSAIMSSFKTTGQRCVSSERLIVHEDIYDEFKERYVDIAEDVAVGDPLEEDTFMGPVIEADHVEKIRKHNELAEKEGAEVLVDRFELEDDEIPEGHDDGHWVGPFVYEIEYDTDLRCLKEECFGPHVALLEYSGDIEDAVEIHNDTPYGLAGAIISEDYRQINYFRDHAEIGLAYANLPCIGAEVQLPFGGVKKSGNGYPSAREAIEAVTERTAWTMNNSKDIEMAQGLSADIVTRDD from the coding sequence ATGTCGCAGCAAACCAGCGCTCAGCTCCACCAACACTACATCGGCGGCGAATGGATCGACGGCAGCGGCTCCGAAACCTTCGAAAGCGAGAACCCGGCGACCGGAGAGACCCTCGCGGAGTTCCACCGCGGGACGGTCGACGACGTCGACGACGCCCTCGAGGCCGCGGAGGAGGCCTTCGAGGAGTGGCGCGACCTCTCCTACATCGACCGCGCGGAGTACCTCTGGGACATCTACCACGAGCTCCGGGAGCGCCACGAGGAGCTCGGCGAGATCGTCTCCAAGGAGTGCGGCAAGGAGATTTCGGAGGGGAAAGCCGACGTCACGGAAGCCTGGCACATGGTCGAGTGGGCCGCCGGCAACGCCCGCCACCCCCACGGTGACGTCGTACCCAGCGAGGTCGGGAGCAAGGACGCCTACATGCGCCGGAAGCCCCGCGGCGTGATCGGCTGTATCACGCCCTGGAACTTCCCGGTCGCGATCCCGTTCTGGCACATGGCCATCGCGCTGGTCGAGGGCAACACCGTCGTCTGGAAGCCCGCCGAGCAGACGCCGTGGTGCGGTCAGATCATCGCCGAGATGATGGAAGACGCCGGCATCCCCGACGGCGTCTTCAACATGGTGCAGGGCTTCGGCGACGCCGGCGCGGCGATCACCGACGACGGCCGCGTCGACACCGTGCTCTTCACCGGCTCCGCCGAGGTGGGCCACGAGATCGCCGGTAAGGTCGGCGGCGAACCCGGCAAGCTCGCGGCCTGCGAGATGGGCGGCAAGAACGGCATCGTCATCACCGAGGAGGCGGACCTCGACGTCGCCGTCCACTCGGCGATCATGTCGAGCTTCAAGACGACCGGCCAGCGCTGCGTCTCGAGCGAGCGCCTGATCGTCCACGAAGATATCTACGACGAGTTCAAGGAGCGGTACGTCGACATCGCGGAGGACGTCGCGGTCGGCGACCCGCTCGAGGAGGACACGTTCATGGGGCCCGTCATCGAGGCCGACCACGTCGAGAAGATCCGCAAGCACAACGAACTCGCCGAGAAGGAAGGGGCCGAGGTGCTCGTCGATCGGTTCGAACTCGAGGACGACGAGATCCCCGAGGGCCACGACGACGGCCACTGGGTCGGCCCGTTCGTCTACGAGATCGAGTACGACACCGACCTGCGCTGCCTGAAAGAGGAGTGTTTCGGCCCGCACGTCGCCCTGCTCGAGTACTCCGGTGACATCGAGGACGCCGTCGAGATCCACAACGACACGCCGTACGGGCTGGCCGGCGCGATCATCTCCGAGGACTACCGCCAGATCAACTACTTCCGCGACCACGCCGAGATCGGCCTCGCGTACGCGAACCTGCCGTGTATCGGCGCCGAAGTGCAGCTGCCGTTCGGCGGGGTCAAGAAGTCCGGCAACGGCTACCCCAGCGCCCGCGAGGCCATCGAGGCCGTCACCGAGCGCACCGCCTGGACGATGAACAACTCGAAGGACATTGAGATGGCGCAGGGGCTGTCCGCGGACATCGTGACGCGGGACGACTGA
- a CDS encoding helix-turn-helix domain-containing protein: protein MSMEGEVSSVRLTLDLWHPNCWAIEATDRTGGGVLAHAVYNSPKTDGSSQKTVKGLFTAFGDTTAEVRDLLNAIRDSEHSGELFALQERFGRARNAPGNVAREFFLEYDPDEMVCPTLLENGFVHSAPVRIRDGSEEWNLCFAGDRSGIQESLDNVREETGSEVTVTSITTADTADRSSRNQRLDTLTAAQREVFEHARGAGYYEWPRGITTRELADDLDIAKSTLLEHLRTAESKLLDP from the coding sequence ATGAGTATGGAGGGTGAGGTATCGAGCGTTCGGTTGACTCTCGATCTGTGGCATCCGAACTGCTGGGCCATCGAAGCAACCGATCGAACGGGTGGCGGGGTGCTCGCTCACGCGGTCTACAATTCTCCGAAAACGGACGGAAGCAGTCAGAAGACGGTCAAGGGGTTGTTTACGGCGTTCGGCGACACGACCGCCGAGGTTCGGGACCTCCTGAACGCGATTCGCGACTCCGAACACTCCGGGGAGTTGTTCGCGCTGCAAGAACGATTCGGACGCGCACGTAACGCGCCGGGGAACGTCGCCCGCGAGTTCTTCCTCGAGTACGATCCCGACGAGATGGTCTGTCCGACGCTGCTCGAGAACGGGTTCGTCCACAGCGCACCGGTTCGCATCCGGGACGGCAGCGAGGAGTGGAACCTGTGTTTCGCCGGTGACCGGTCCGGAATTCAGGAGTCCCTGGACAACGTCCGCGAAGAGACCGGTTCAGAGGTTACCGTTACCTCTATCACGACCGCCGATACGGCCGATCGTTCGTCCCGCAACCAGCGCCTCGACACGCTCACGGCGGCCCAGCGCGAGGTGTTCGAGCACGCCCGAGGGGCGGGCTACTACGAGTGGCCCCGAGGGATAACGACGCGCGAATTAGCCGACGACCTCGATATCGCGAAGTCGACGCTGCTCGAACACCTGCGGACGGCCGAGTCGAAGCTGTTGGATCCGTAG
- a CDS encoding M24 family metallopeptidase, translating into MSDLTISKSEYRERKQKLLERAKADGYDGLVLFGSLNIHYVSGMYHLPTERPVALGLTDERVEAVVPRLEREHAARDDFLIDDVISYFDYPQGEPMKSVAEICDQLGIADGTIAVDSDGSPARNGYTGPALSELVDADVGVEEYVTDMRETKSDHEIELIREASVWANLGHQLLQERIEVGRRPIEVRAEVEAEAVKTMLDTLGNRYEMRTWANPMQCMFTTGDVTALPHDKDQTTRIERGDNIVTIVKPNVGGYTTELERTMFVGEASDDQRTYFEIMRESQEIAIDAIEPGVEYAAVEEAVVDYYEEQGVAEYTQHHVGHNIGMEGHERPFLDVDQEGEIRPGELFTVEPGFYVPELGGFRHSDTVLVTEDGTETLTYYPRDLESLIV; encoded by the coding sequence ATGTCAGATCTCACGATTTCCAAATCAGAATATCGCGAGCGAAAACAAAAGTTATTGGAGCGCGCTAAAGCGGACGGATACGACGGCCTCGTTCTATTTGGATCGTTAAACATTCACTACGTGAGCGGGATGTACCATCTACCGACGGAGCGGCCGGTTGCGCTCGGTCTTACCGACGAGCGAGTCGAAGCGGTCGTTCCTCGTCTAGAACGGGAGCATGCCGCCCGGGATGACTTCCTGATCGATGACGTGATTTCGTACTTCGATTATCCTCAGGGCGAACCGATGAAGTCGGTCGCTGAAATATGTGATCAGCTCGGGATCGCCGACGGTACGATTGCGGTCGATTCTGACGGGAGTCCGGCGCGAAACGGGTACACCGGCCCCGCGCTCTCGGAACTCGTCGACGCGGACGTCGGCGTCGAGGAGTACGTGACCGACATGCGAGAGACGAAAAGCGACCACGAGATCGAACTCATTCGGGAGGCCAGCGTCTGGGCTAACCTCGGTCACCAACTCCTGCAAGAACGGATCGAAGTCGGCCGGCGGCCGATCGAAGTCCGTGCGGAAGTCGAGGCCGAAGCCGTCAAGACGATGCTCGACACGCTCGGCAACCGGTACGAGATGCGAACGTGGGCGAACCCGATGCAATGCATGTTTACAACCGGTGACGTGACCGCGCTCCCGCACGACAAGGACCAGACGACGAGAATCGAACGCGGCGATAATATCGTCACCATCGTCAAACCAAACGTCGGCGGCTACACAACTGAACTCGAGCGGACGATGTTCGTCGGCGAGGCGTCGGACGATCAGCGGACGTACTTCGAAATCATGAGAGAGTCCCAGGAAATCGCGATCGACGCGATCGAACCGGGCGTCGAGTACGCCGCCGTCGAAGAGGCGGTCGTCGACTACTACGAGGAGCAGGGCGTCGCCGAGTACACCCAACACCACGTCGGCCACAACATCGGCATGGAAGGGCACGAACGGCCGTTTCTCGACGTCGATCAGGAGGGCGAGATCCGACCGGGGGAGCTGTTCACCGTCGAGCCCGGGTTCTACGTCCCCGAACTGGGCGGCTTTCGACACTCCGACACGGTGCTGGTGACCGAAGACGGAACGGAGACGCTGACGTACTACCCGCGCGATCTCGAGAGCCTGATCGTTTGA
- a CDS encoding sodium:solute symporter family protein yields MAVESNITLLYIVGAYLVVMLGVGVWAYGKTNTAEDFMVAGRSLGAVIIAGTLLATWMGSGTITGSRNSVAYDNGLLPAMLLATGSLIGIGCLKALAPRIRSFDKLTIPAMIEKELGKEGRIISLLVIAFAYVGIVSYQFIGLGFVLNVTAGISIEQGTIIGAVIIIVLAAIGGLMSVAYTDAISAFLMLGGLVVAVPFVIVEAGGWTEITANVPETHLDTLGDLSFLEFFALWAPPLLLLLGDQNMYQRIIAGETDEGTNTGIVAWFVGVIASAILIPVIAFSSRAMFPELDPGMALIATTTVIPTWIGGILLAAAAAFIVTTGSSYLLSACTNLSQDLYGEFINPGASDEQIFLLTRAFVVILGIFAFVLGQYFPTVLEVQMYSYTAYGAAITPPLLAIFLMRERLTKLGGLSGMIVGALLAITWDTVLASPYGLDAVIVAAPIGGLLIVVVSYLTGSSSTPSAARA; encoded by the coding sequence ATGGCAGTTGAGAGTAACATTACCTTACTATACATCGTCGGCGCGTATTTGGTCGTAATGCTCGGCGTTGGCGTCTGGGCGTACGGAAAAACGAATACTGCAGAGGACTTCATGGTCGCTGGCCGAAGCCTCGGCGCGGTGATCATCGCCGGGACGCTGCTCGCGACGTGGATGGGGTCCGGAACGATAACTGGCAGTAGGAACTCGGTTGCATACGATAATGGGTTATTGCCTGCGATGCTCCTCGCGACGGGATCACTCATCGGTATCGGGTGTCTGAAGGCGCTCGCGCCGCGGATTAGAAGTTTCGACAAACTGACGATTCCCGCGATGATCGAGAAAGAGTTGGGCAAAGAAGGCCGAATCATCAGCCTGCTCGTGATCGCGTTCGCATATGTCGGGATCGTTTCTTACCAGTTCATCGGCCTCGGGTTCGTCTTGAATGTCACGGCCGGCATCTCGATCGAACAGGGGACGATCATCGGGGCAGTCATCATCATTGTACTCGCGGCGATAGGCGGACTCATGTCGGTTGCGTATACAGACGCAATTAGCGCCTTCTTGATGCTCGGCGGTCTCGTGGTCGCAGTTCCGTTCGTGATCGTCGAGGCAGGGGGGTGGACGGAAATCACCGCGAACGTACCCGAAACCCACCTCGATACGCTCGGGGATCTCTCTTTCCTCGAGTTCTTCGCGCTCTGGGCACCACCGCTTCTATTGCTTCTCGGCGATCAGAACATGTATCAGCGCATCATCGCCGGCGAAACTGACGAAGGGACCAATACAGGAATCGTTGCTTGGTTCGTCGGCGTTATCGCGTCGGCGATACTGATCCCTGTGATCGCGTTTTCCTCTCGCGCGATGTTTCCTGAACTCGACCCAGGAATGGCCCTGATCGCGACGACGACGGTAATTCCGACCTGGATCGGCGGCATCCTTCTGGCCGCCGCCGCGGCGTTTATCGTTACGACCGGTAGCTCCTACCTGCTTTCGGCCTGTACGAACCTCTCTCAAGACCTTTACGGGGAGTTTATCAATCCCGGCGCCTCCGACGAGCAAATTTTCTTGCTGACCCGAGCGTTCGTGGTGATCCTCGGGATCTTCGCGTTCGTCCTCGGGCAGTACTTCCCGACCGTCCTCGAGGTCCAGATGTACTCGTACACGGCCTACGGAGCCGCGATCACGCCCCCGCTGCTGGCGATCTTCCTGATGCGGGAGCGACTGACCAAACTCGGCGGCCTCTCCGGGATGATCGTCGGTGCCCTGCTCGCGATCACGTGGGACACGGTGCTCGCGAGTCCGTACGGGCTGGATGCGGTGATCGTCGCGGCGCCGATCGGCGGGCTGCTCATCGTCGTCGTCAGCTACCTCACGGGTAGTTCATCGACGCCGTCGGCGGCTCGCGCCTGA
- a CDS encoding RIO1 family regulatory kinase/ATPase domain-containing protein, which produces MDIRQLARGTVEWSRIERVVHTLADRYGREEVRVEFLEADNWLSTPCVIDDEWFVKIVSRQNALVHALLTTGRNVGAVSSGTGGFFDRFDTPREMVEHEYEATRRMRKIGVNAPRPIDAFEVNGLGVLVLEYLPAFESLEDVSDAAVADRAPELFEMLSILHEHGLAHGDLRDENILFCDGELYFIDATSVHEDRVAETTAYDLACALAVLEPRIGARDAVYAASTAYDPNALLSARRFLDFVRLRPDHEFDSTTLRSELEKAADLGRR; this is translated from the coding sequence ATGGACATCCGCCAGCTCGCTCGAGGGACCGTCGAGTGGAGCCGTATCGAGCGCGTCGTCCATACGCTGGCGGATCGCTACGGTCGCGAGGAGGTTCGGGTCGAGTTTCTCGAGGCGGACAACTGGCTGTCGACGCCGTGCGTCATCGACGACGAGTGGTTCGTCAAGATCGTCTCTCGACAGAACGCGCTCGTCCACGCGCTCCTGACGACCGGCCGCAACGTCGGCGCGGTCTCCTCGGGAACGGGCGGCTTCTTCGATCGGTTCGACACGCCCCGCGAGATGGTCGAACACGAGTACGAGGCGACCAGACGGATGCGCAAGATCGGCGTCAACGCGCCGCGACCGATCGACGCCTTCGAGGTCAACGGGCTCGGCGTGCTCGTCCTCGAGTACCTCCCCGCGTTCGAGTCGCTCGAGGACGTCTCCGACGCCGCCGTCGCGGACCGCGCGCCGGAGCTGTTCGAGATGCTGTCGATACTGCACGAGCACGGGCTGGCCCACGGCGACCTCCGGGACGAGAACATCCTGTTCTGTGACGGCGAACTCTACTTCATCGACGCGACCAGCGTCCACGAGGATCGCGTCGCCGAGACGACCGCCTACGACCTCGCCTGCGCGCTCGCCGTCCTCGAGCCCCGGATCGGGGCTCGCGACGCCGTCTACGCGGCGTCGACCGCGTACGATCCGAACGCGCTGCTCTCGGCGCGGCGCTTCCTCGATTTCGTTCGGCTGCGGCCCGACCACGAGTTCGATTCGACGACCCTGCGGAGCGAACTCGAGAAGGCGGCGGATCTGGGCCGGCGGTGA